A genomic window from Pecten maximus chromosome 6, xPecMax1.1, whole genome shotgun sequence includes:
- the LOC117328839 gene encoding translation initiation factor eIF-2B subunit epsilon-like has translation MAPKSKGQREDLKQEDVLQAVVIADSFDLRFSPISKKKPRTLLPVANVPMLEYTLEFLSAAGVQDIFIFCCHLGEQIRSHIRNSKWSDSSSPCSVSTVLSEGCLSMGEALREIDAKSIIRSDFILMFGDVVANVKLQDIVEQHKKRREKDKNTVMTMVMKKTPPTHCTRCHEDDLVLAIEQPSSRVLHYQKLAYQTKVDIPVEVITEHSDVSLRYDLLDCHISICSPQVPQLFTDNFDYQTRDDFVKGILINEEIMGNSIYVNVICEEYAARISNLIMYDAVSQDIMSRWTYPLVPDNGNSTESTVSYGRHNIYLSKDITLARGCKLEENVMVGRGTSVGSNTVISHSIIGKNCKIGENVTIRGAYLWDNVVIEDGCDIESSLLCDDVLVYNDVKLQAGNVLSWGVRVGPGVTIPRATVLQSSPAEDVDDFGDDLDPTCDKTDTVVESCPDFGSRGQAYVYNPPTESDDEEDEAQVQDVWGLDNKTDDEDELSSVATDDQSDLSSEGSLPDDEKMFYREVLDTLVRAREENIRTENLILEINSLKHAYNIDIHDLHGMVVKSVVDLAMKDNPDQSGHQLLTSIKTHMKKHMPLIKNYIKGSESQLDCLHMLEEFSIMEERMSAVLMKLIHYMYEDVDLLSEQVIIRWHQSIPDEEGHVEVKQQMQPFIKWLQEAEEESSEEDSD, from the exons ATGGCACCGAAGTCGAAGGGACAGCGTGAGGACCTGAAGCAAGAAGATGTCTTACAAGCGGTTGTAATTGCAGATAGCTTCGATTTGAGATTTTCACCAATATCAAAGAAGAAACCAAGG ACACTGCTGCCTGTAGCCAATGTCCCCATGCTGGAGTATACACTGGAGTTCCTGAGTGCTGCTGGAGTACAAGATATATTCATATTCTGCTGTCATCTTGGTGAACAGATCCGGTCTCATATTCG GAACTCTAAGTGGAGTGATAGCAGCTCTCCTTGTTCCGTGTCCACAGTACTTTCTGAGGGTTGTTTGTCCATGGGAGAGGCCCTCCGAGAGATTGATGCCAAGTCGATTATCCGCAGTGACTTTATTCTCATGTTTGGGGATGTGGTTGCTAATGTCAAACTACAGGACATCGTTGAACAGCACAA GAAGAGGAgagaaaaagacaaaaatactGTAATGACGATGGTGATGAAGAAGACACCACCCACTCACTGTACACGATGTCATGAAGATGACCTTGTCCTCGCTATTGAACAGCCATCCAGTCGTGTCCTTCATTACCAGAAACTGGCCTATCAGACGAAAGTTGACATACCAGTG GAGGTGATCACAGAACACAGTGATGTCAGTCTACGTTACGACCTCCTGGACTGCCACATCAGTATCTGCTCCCCACAGGTGCCCCAGCTCTTCACGGATAACTTTGACTACCAGACACGCGACGACTTTGTCAAGGGTATCCTCATTAACGAGGAG ATCATGGGAAATAGTATTTATGTGAATGTAATTTGTGAAGAGTATGCAGCAAGGATCTCCAATCTTATCATGTACGACGCGGTCAG TCAGGACATCATGAGTAGATGGACGTATCCACTAGTCCCTGATAATGGTAACAGTACTGAGTCCACCGTGTCGTACGGCCGACATAACATCTACCTTAGTAAAGACATCACTCTGGCAAG GGGCTGTAAGTTGGAGGAGAATGTAATGGTCGGTCGGGGGACGTCTGTAGGAAGTAACACAGTCATATCACACTCTATCATAGGCAAGAACTGTAAGATAG GTGAGAATGTGACGATACGAGGAGCTTACCTGTGGGACAATGTTGTGATAGAGGATGGCTGTGATATAGAGAGTTCTTTACTGTGTGACGATGTGCTggtatacaatgatgtcaaaCTTCAGGCAGGAAACGTCCTGTCATGGGGG GTCCGAGTAGGACCTGGTGTGACCATCCCCAGGGCAACAGTGCTTCAATCCTCACCTGCCGAGGATGTCGACGATTTTGGTGATGATTTAGATCCAACATGTGATAAAACAGATACTGTGG tgGAGAGCTGTCCAGACTTTGGCTCTCGTGGTCAAGCATACGTGTACAACCCCCCAACAGAGAGTGATGATGAGGAAGATGAGGCCCAGGTTCAGGACGTATGGGGCCTGGACAACAAAACAGATGATGAAGATGAACTCAGCAGTGTTGCCACTGACGACCAGTCGGACCTGTCATCTGAAGGATCACTCCCAGACGATGAAAAAA TGTTTTACCGAGAAGTACTGGACACGTTAGTCAGAGCTAGAGAAGAAAACATAAGGACAGAAAACTTGATTTTAGAGATTAATTCATTAAA ACATGCATATAACATAGACATACATGATCTACATGGTATGGTTGTGAAGTCAGTGGTTGACCTGGCTATGAAAGACAATCCTGATCAAAGTGGCCACCAACTCCTCACCAGTATAAAGACA caTATGAAGAAGCATATGCCGTTAATAAAGAACTACATAAAGGGGTCAGAATCACAGCTGGATTGTCTACACATGCTGGAG GAGTTCAGTATAATGGAGGAGAGGATGAGTGCAGTTCTGATGAAGCTAATACACTACATGTATGAGGATGTGGACTTACTGTCAGAGCAGGTGATCATCCGTTGGCACCAGTCCATACCGGACGAGGAAGGTCATGTGGAGGTCAAACAACAG